The sequence AAGCTTGCCACCAGGTCGGCATTAAAACAGTTGCCGTGACGGCTGGATATATCACCAGGGAGGCCAGACCTGAGTTCTATTCCGTCATTGATGCCGCTAACGTTGACCTGAAAGCATTTACGGAACGCTTTTACGAAAAGTTGACTCTGTCTGCGCTCGAGCCTGTGTTGGATACGCTCAAGTGGCTCAAACATGAGTCAGATGTCTGGTTCGAAATTACAAATCTGATGATTCCAGATGAAAATGACTCTTTCGATGAAATTGAGCGGATGTGCGACTGGATAGTCACGAACATTGGCGATTCCGTTCCCATTCACTTCACGGCGTTTCATCCTGATTATCGTGTCAAACATCGACCGCCCACTCCGCATCAGACTTTGATTCGTGCACGCGACCAGGCTATCAAGGCTGGAATCAAATACGCATACGTTGGCAATGTTAACGATGCTGAGCGGCAGAGCACCTATTGTCCGAACTGCTCAAAGTTGCTGATTGAACGTGATTGGTATGAGCTGGGTCGTTACGACATTAAGAATGGTTGCTGTAAGCATTGCAAGACTGCCATTGCCGGTGTTTTTGATAAGAACAAAGGCACCTGGGGGCGCAAGAGAATGCCCGTTATATTCGACCGTGCCTGAAGCTTTTCCCGAAGCCGACAAAGGTTTTGTAGCAACGAGCTCAATTGCATTTACAATTGAAAGATTAACCATCCTCAGCTCGCGTTGATACCAGACATAGTGCAACAGATAATAATTCTACGAATAATGATGTTTATCGTCGGTTCCGTGTTTCTCGGCGGTGGTCTACTTTTTGTTAAGCAATCGCTCGACGACGCAAAAAACGTGATTGAATCTGTTGTGTTCGCCCTGATGGGTGTGATGACAGGTCTGCTACTTTGCTTCTGGGCTATTGCAGGCATTCCGGACTAATTGAGGATTAAGACATGAATTTGATGCGCTCTACCTTGCGAGCTGGACTGCTGGTCAGCCTGGCGTTGTCGTTGGCTCCTATCGTTTGCAGCCCCGCGATGGCCAAAGATAAGGAAGGCAGGGCAGGCAGCTGGAAGAGTGGCGCACAAGGGGCCCCTGACCTGAACGCCTGTAAGAAACGTGTGCAGGAGCATCCAGATGACGCGGAAGCTCAGAATGACCTCGGCTGGGCCTGGCGTCAGAACGGTGATTTAAAGTCGGCCGAATCATGTCTTAGAGAGTCGATTAAGCTCAATCCGAATCTCGGCTATTCGCATTCCAACTTGAGTGTCGTTTTGCTCGATGGCGGACAGAAGGCGGAAGCGTTGACAGAGGCTCAAAAGGCCGTTGCGCTTGATGCAAAACAGGCTATTTATCAGGCTGTGCTGGGTAATGCTCTGTCGGCAAACGGCGACGCTAAAGGTGCAATCAATGCCTACAAAGCTGCACTGGCAATCAGACCCGATTATGAAAATGCGATGTACAACCTTGGTCGCGTGCTCGATCAAGACG is a genomic window of Candidatus Melainabacteria bacterium containing:
- the amrS gene encoding AmmeMemoRadiSam system radical SAM enzyme, which produces MSPSDNSEAEPTGVPGRYWHYVEEGSKIFCDLCPRACVLKAGDRGFCFVRKNVDGQMMLTTYGRSTGFCVDPIEKKPLNHFLPGSSVLSFGTAGCNLGCQFCQNWSISKSREIEQLSEVATPEDIATAAQRLGCNSVAFTYNDPVIWAEYAIDTAKACHQVGIKTVAVTAGYITREARPEFYSVIDAANVDLKAFTERFYEKLTLSALEPVLDTLKWLKHESDVWFEITNLMIPDENDSFDEIERMCDWIVTNIGDSVPIHFTAFHPDYRVKHRPPTPHQTLIRARDQAIKAGIKYAYVGNVNDAERQSTYCPNCSKLLIERDWYELGRYDIKNGCCKHCKTAIAGVFDKNKGTWGRKRMPVIFDRA
- a CDS encoding tetratricopeptide repeat protein, yielding MNLMRSTLRAGLLVSLALSLAPIVCSPAMAKDKEGRAGSWKSGAQGAPDLNACKKRVQEHPDDAEAQNDLGWAWRQNGDLKSAESCLRESIKLNPNLGYSHSNLSVVLLDGGQKAEALTEAQKAVALDAKQAIYQAVLGNALSANGDAKGAINAYKAALAIRPDYENAMYNLGRVLDQDGQQNEAKAVLSQALALDPGDDRVVKLLDQLMK